In Massilia sp. METH4, the genomic window TCCCAGGATATCGTGCTGGGCCTGTACTACGCGACGCGCGAGGCGATCAACGCCAAGGGCGAAGGCATGCTGTTCCCGGACGTGTCCGAAGTGATCCGTGCCTACGACAACAAGGAAGTGGAACTGGCCACGCGCATCACCGTGCGTATCGTCGAGAATCCGCGCGATCCGGCGACGGGCGAGTTCGTCCGTACCGTCACGCGTTATGAAACGACGGTCGGCCGCGCCATCCTGTCCGAGATCCTGCCGAAAGGCTTGCCGTTCAGCGTGCTGAACCGCCCGCTGAAGAAGAAAGAGATCAGCAAGCTGATCAACACGTCGTTCCGCAAGTGCGGCCTGCGTGCCACCGTGGTGTTCGCCGACCAGCTGATGCAGTCGGGCTTCCGCCTGGCAACCCGCGCCGGTATCTCGATCTGCGTGGACGACATGCTGGTGCCGCTGGAGAAGAAGACGCTGATCGCGACCGCCGAGTCGGAAGTGAAGCAGATCGAACAGCAGTACGCTTCCGGTCTGGTGACCGCTGGCGAGCGCTACAACAAAGTCGTCGACATCTGGGGCAAGACCTCGGACGAAGTCGGCAAGGCGATGATGGACCAGCTGAAGGTCGAAGACGTCGTCAAGCGCGACGGCACGAAGACCACGCAGGAATCGTTCAACGCGATTTACATGATGGCTGACTCGGGTGCACGTGGTTCCGCAGCCCAGATCCGCCAGCTGGCCGGTATGCGCGGCCTGATGGCCAAGCCGGACGGTTCCATTATCGAAACGCCGATTACCGCGAACTTCCGCGAAGGCTTGAACGTGTTGCAGTACTTCATCTCGACCCACGGCGCTCGTAAAGGTCTGGCGGATACGGCACTGAAGACGGCAAACTCGGGTTACCTGACCCGCCGCCTGGTCGACGTGACGCAGGACCTGGTCGTGACCGAAGACGATTGCGGCACCTCGAACGGAACGCTGATGAAGGCGATGGTCGAGGGCGGTGAAGTCATCGAGGCACTGCGCGACCGTATCCTGGGCCGCGTGGCGCTGAACGACGTGGTCAATCCTGAAACCCAGGAAACCGCGTACGAAGCCGGCACGCTGCTGGACGAAGACATGGTCGAAGACATCGAACGCATGGGCATCGACGAAGTCAAGGTCCGCACGCCGCTGACCTGCGACACGCGTTACGGCCTGTGCGCCAAGTGCTACGGCCGCGACCTGGGCCGCGGCATGCTGGTCAACACCGGCGAAGCGGTCGGCGTTGTCGCTGCACAGTCGATCGGCGAGCCGGGTACCCAGCTGACGATGCGTACGTTCCACATCGGTGGTGCGGCATCGCGTGCGGCGGTGGCATCGTCCGTCGAAGCCAAGTCGAACGGCACCGTGCGCTTCACGGCCACGATGCGTTACGTGACCAACGGCAAGGGCGCCCAGATCGTCATTTCGCGTTCCGGCGAAGTGCTGATCACGGACGACCACGGCCGTGAGCGCGAGCGCCACAAGGTGCCGTACGGCGCCACGCTGATCGTCAAGGATGGCATGACGATCAAGGCCGGCGCGCCGCTGGCGACCTGGGATCCGCTGACCCGTCCGATCATTACCGAGTACGCCGGTACGGTGCGCTTCGAGAACGTCGAGGAAGGCGTGACCGTGGCCCGTCAGGTGGACGAGGTGACCGGTCTGTCCACGCTGGTCGTGATCGACGCGAAACGCCGTGGTTCGCTGACCAAGACCATGCGTCCGCAGGTGAAACTGCTGAACGAAGACGGCCAGGAAGTGAAGATCGCCGGCACCGAACACGCCGTGGCGATCGGCTTCCAGGTCGGCGCACTGATCATGGTGAAGGACGGCCAGCAAGTGTCCGTGGGTGAAGTGCTGGCACGTATCCCGACGGAATCGCAGAAGACCCGTGACATTACCGGTGGTCTGCCGCGCGTTGCCGAACTGTTCGAAGCCCGTTCGCCGAAGGATGCCGGCATGCTGGCGGAAGTCACCGGTACGGTGGCGTTCGGTAAAGAGACGAAGGGCAAGCAGCGCCTGGAAATCACCGACATGGACGGCAACAAGCACGAGTTCCTGATCACGAAGGACAAGCAGGTGCTGGTGCACGACGGCCAGGTGGTGAACAAGGGCGAGATGATCGTGGACGGCCCGGCCGATCCGCAGGACATCCTGCGCCTCTTGGGTATCGAAGCGCTGGCCCGCTACATCGTCGACGAAGTGCAGGACGTGTACCGTCTGCAGGGCGTGAAGATCAACGACAAGCACATCGAGGTGATCGTTCGCCAGATGCTGCGTCGTGTCCAGATCACCAATGCAGGCGACACCGACTACATCGTGGGCGAGCAGGTCGAGCGTTCGGAATTGCTGGAAGAGAACGACAAGATGGAAGCGGCGAACAAGCTGCCGGCAACGTACGAAAACGTGTTGCTGGGTATTACCAAGGCATCGCTGTCGACCGACTCGTTCATCTCTGCCGCATCGTTCCAGGAAACCACCCGTGTGCTGACCGAAGCCGCGATCATGGGCAAGCGCGACGGCCTGCGCGGCCTGAAGGAAAACGTGATCGTCGGCCGCCTGATCCCTGGCGGTACCGGTCTGGCGTTCCACCGCGCCCGCCGCGAGAAGGAAGTGTGGGAAGCGGAAGAACGCAACGCCCTGCTGCAAGCCGAGCGCGCGGCACTGTCCGGTGCGGAAGAAGTTTCCGATGCTCCGGAGATCGTGCAGCATCAGCACGACGCTGGCGAGATCTAAGCGTAGCGAGCAGCCTTCGGGCTGCACAGCAAAACGGCACCGGAAGGTGCCGTTTTTTTATCTGTTCGCGTCGGAAAATTACCGTGGCTTGCCCGGCGTTGCCGAGCTGTTCGAAGCACGTTCGCCGATGGATGCCGGCATGCTGGCGGAAGTCACCGGTACGGTGGCATCCGGCAAGGAGACGAAGGGCAACCAGCACCTGCAAATCACCGACATGGTCAGCCACAAGCACGAGTTCCTGATCACGAAGGACAAGCAGGTGCTGGTGCACGACGGCCAGGTGGTGAACAAGGGCGAGATGATCGTGGACGGCCCGGCCGATCCGCAGGACATCCTGCGCCTCTTGGGTATCGAAGCGCTGGCCCGCTACATCGTCGACGAAGTGCAGACGTGTACCGTCTGCAGGGCGTGAAGATCAACGACAAGCACATCGAGGTGATCGTTCGCCAGATGCTGCGTCGTGTCCAGATCACCAATGCAGGCGACACCGACTACATCGTGGGCGAGCAGGTCGAGCGTTCGGAATTGCTGGAGAGAACGACAAGATGGAAGCGGCGAACAAGCTGCCGGCAACGTACTGGAATAAAACGCGCGTGCTGCTCGGTATTACCAAGGCATCGCTGTCGACCGACTCGTTCATCTCGGCCGCGTCGTTCCAGGAAACCACCCGCGTGCTGACCGAAGCCGCGATAGGGCTAAGCGCGACGGCCTGCGTGGCCTGAAGGAAACGTGATCGTCGGCCGCCTGATCCCTGGCGGTACGGGTCTCGCGTTCCACCGCGCCCGCCGCGAGAAGGAAGTGTGGGAAGCGGAAGAACGCAACGCCCTGCTGCAAGCCGAGCGCGCAGCATTGGCCGGTGCAGCATCAGCACGACGCTGGCGAGATCTGATCCTGCAAGTAGCAGCCTTCGGGCTACACATGAAAACAGCACCGTGAGGTACCGTTTTTTTTGCGTCAAATGCTTGCCTCGCATCAATGCTACACTCGGGCTTCTGTGAAAAAATCACACTTCTCGATGGATTTCGCTGGCATGGAGCCTTCAGCGCCGCGTATAGTGTGAAAAAAACGCGAGGAAAAAATGATCATATCGTTCTCAGTAGAAAATTTCCGTTCTTTTTCCGAAGAGCAAACTTTCTCATTAGTAGCTAGCCCACGCATTTCAGGAGCTCACCCGAACCATGCGGTAGCAATTCCTAATTCGAAGGAATCAGTGCTAAGTGCATCTGTGCTATATGGAGCGAACGGTGCCGGTAAATCTAATTTATTTAAAGCATTGCGGTTTTTAAAAAATTCCGTTTTAAGTACTAGAAAAAAAGGCAGCGGCACTGGCCGAGAGCCATTTCTTTTTTCAGACTCACCTAATCCCAGATCTTCCTTTGATCTTCAGTTCATCGCAAGAGATAAAGTCTATCGCTTTGGTATAACAATCGATGATGCAAAGGTTGCAGAAGAGTGGCTGGTAAAGGTTTCAAACGGAAGAGAAAGAGTAATATATGAACGCATCACCGCAGATGATGGGACGGTGACTATTGAGTCGCCGGGATTAAAGGATAAGCGGCTGCATGCCCTAGCGACAGTTGGGGGGCTTCCAAATCAGACATTTCTAGCAACTGTAAATGCAACTTTAGAAGAGGCCTCATTTGGTTCCGATTTGGCTGCAGTTTTAGGATGGTTTAAAAACTCTCTAAGGTTAATTGCGCCTACAGAGTCGTACCAAGCTCTCGGACATCATTTTTCTGAAGATGTCGACTTCCTGGAATTTGCTGGGGAATACTTGCGCGCCTCATCTACCGGAATTGATAGCTTAGAGGTGGAAAAAAAGGAAATCTCGTGGGATGAACTCAGTCGATTGCTACCTAAAGAAAAAGTGACTAAACTTATCGATGATTTAAATGAGGATGAGCGCGGGATGGCTCTTATTAGGTTGGGGGAGGGGAACGAAGTAGTATTGGAGCGATCCTCCGAAAGCCATTTTTATAAGATTACTGTTAATGCGATCCACAAACATTCGCATGATCAAAGAATTTCTTTACATCTTGCGCAAGAGTCGGATGGCACACGTAGACTACTAAATCTGCTTCCAGCATTGCGCCATGTAAGAACAAGCGATGCAGTCTACTTTATCGATGAGATTGATCGCAGTATGCATCCAATATTGGTCTGGAAATTTTTAGAATTTTTCTTAAAATCGTGCGAAGGGGCACACCGTCAGATTATAGTAACAACGCATGAGTCTAATCTCCTCGACTTAGAGCTCTTGCGGCGTGATGAGATCTGGTTTGCTGAGAAGGATGGGTCGGGTGCTACACACCTGCATTCTTTAGCTGATTTCAAAGTTCGGAAGGACTTGGAGATAAGAAAGCACTATCTTCAAGGTCGCTTTGGTGGGATTCCCTACCTTGCAAACTTAGATCGGCTAGTTGAAACAGAGGAATGTGCATGACGTTATTGTCTAGGCGAAAACGTCCAATTAGACGGGAGCAGAGGGGCTATCGTGACGATCGGCTGTTTGTTATCGCATGCGATGATCGGTACGCGCCTAAACAGTATTTCGATTCTTTTGAGATCCCTAGGATCCAAGTGCATGTTATACCTACAGAGGACGGTAAGTGCGGTGCCGAGCACGTACTCGAACGATTACTGAGAGTGGATTGTGAACCCGACGACGAACGATGGTTAGTTCTCGATACCGATCACTACGTTAAGCGCGAACATTTGCGCACTTTTACACGTGTGCTCCAGGAGGCACGTCAGAAAGGGATTCAATTAGCACTGAGCCGATCATGTTTTGAAGTCTGGCTGCTTTTGCATTTTGTAGAGCCTAAAGAAGTCGTAAATTTGAAGAATGCGAAGGCGGTCTCCGAAGCTCTCAAGGCGGTTCTAGGAGAATATGACAAAACTGCATTGGATTGTGAGCGCTTTTCGTTTAAGAGCGTAGTCGATGCATGTAGAAGAGCAGCCGAGCTTGATAAGGAAGTTGAAGGCGGCGATATCCCTGCATCAAACACAACACGGGTATATTTACTATGGAAGTCCATTGTTCAGAAAGCACTTCGGACGCAATTGCCCCTCGATCTAATCGTTTTGCTAGAGTAAAGTGCTAAGCCGCCTCAAGAATAAAGGCTTACAAGGCTAATCGTAAAGGTAGGCAAGTGCGAGTGCGCGACGTCTAAGCGATAACCGTAAGGTATCGGACCCTCCAAGAGCGTGCAGCACCAGCACGACGCTGGCGATATCTAAGCGTAATGAGCAGCCTGCGGGCTGCACAGCAAAACCGCACCGAAAGGTGCCGTTTTTTTTTATCAGGGCAGTTGCGGTGCCCGTTGATTGCGGAAGGCCGGTGCCTGCTGCCTGGCGGTTGCGCCACCCAGCTCATCCCTCGGTGTGGAAGAACCCGGCTCCACGATCACGAGGTAGTTGCCGGCATTGGCCGGCTCCCAACGCAATTCGGTGGCAATGAAGGTGACCGCCGCAGTGCCCATCAGGATGGCAATCGCCTGAAGATATGTTCGGTTCATGAAACCCCTCTCGTTGGACGCTGGGTGACTTGCAAACGGCGGTCTTGATGCCAGCCGGAAATGCCATCCTACTCAGCCGCGATGACGGCAGTTTGACCTGCCTCAAACATTGCTTACAGTCATTGCAATTCCGCAACGGAACCTATCGCACGTGCTTGCCATCGGTGTCGAGCACGGTCACCTCGCCCCAGCCCAGCGACCGGATGCCCGGTTCGATCTTCCGCAGGTCGCCCACCACGACCCACACCAGTTCTTCCGGCCGGATGAAC contains:
- the rpoC gene encoding DNA-directed RNA polymerase subunit beta', with translation MKALLDLFKQVQTNETFDAIKIGLASPEKIRSWSYGEVKKPETINYRTFKPERDGLFCAKIFGPIKDYECLCGKYKRLKHRGVICEKCGVEVTLAKVRRERMGHIELASPVAHIWFLKSLPSRLGMVLDMTLRDIERVLYFEAYVVTDPGMTPLKKCQIMSEDDYAAKYEEYGDDFTAFMGAEGIRELLRSIDIHRDAETLRVELKESKSEAKIKKYAKRLKVLEAFQRSGIKPDWMIMEVLPVLPPELRPLVPLDGGRFATSDLNDLYRRVINRNNRLKRLMELRAPEIITRNEKRMLQEAVDSLLDNGRRGKAMTGANKRPLKSLAEMIKGKGGRFRQNLLGKRVDYSGRSVIVVGPQLKLHQCGLPKLMALELFKPFIFNKLELMGLATTIKAAKKLVEQQEPVVWDILEDVIREHPIMLNRAPTLHRLGIQAFEPVLIEGKAIQLHPLVCAAFNADFDGDQMAVHVPLSIEAQMEARTLMLASNNILFPSNGEPSIVPSQDIVLGLYYATREAINAKGEGMLFPDVSEVIRAYDNKEVELATRITVRIVENPRDPATGEFVRTVTRYETTVGRAILSEILPKGLPFSVLNRPLKKKEISKLINTSFRKCGLRATVVFADQLMQSGFRLATRAGISICVDDMLVPLEKKTLIATAESEVKQIEQQYASGLVTAGERYNKVVDIWGKTSDEVGKAMMDQLKVEDVVKRDGTKTTQESFNAIYMMADSGARGSAAQIRQLAGMRGLMAKPDGSIIETPITANFREGLNVLQYFISTHGARKGLADTALKTANSGYLTRRLVDVTQDLVVTEDDCGTSNGTLMKAMVEGGEVIEALRDRILGRVALNDVVNPETQETAYEAGTLLDEDMVEDIERMGIDEVKVRTPLTCDTRYGLCAKCYGRDLGRGMLVNTGEAVGVVAAQSIGEPGTQLTMRTFHIGGAASRAAVASSVEAKSNGTVRFTATMRYVTNGKGAQIVISRSGEVLITDDHGRERERHKVPYGATLIVKDGMTIKAGAPLATWDPLTRPIITEYAGTVRFENVEEGVTVARQVDEVTGLSTLVVIDAKRRGSLTKTMRPQVKLLNEDGQEVKIAGTEHAVAIGFQVGALIMVKDGQQVSVGEVLARIPTESQKTRDITGGLPRVAELFEARSPKDAGMLAEVTGTVAFGKETKGKQRLEITDMDGNKHEFLITKDKQVLVHDGQVVNKGEMIVDGPADPQDILRLLGIEALARYIVDEVQDVYRLQGVKINDKHIEVIVRQMLRRVQITNAGDTDYIVGEQVERSELLEENDKMEAANKLPATYENVLLGITKASLSTDSFISAASFQETTRVLTEAAIMGKRDGLRGLKENVIVGRLIPGGTGLAFHRARREKEVWEAEERNALLQAERAALSGAEEVSDAPEIVQHQHDAGEI
- a CDS encoding AAA family ATPase, which produces MIISFSVENFRSFSEEQTFSLVASPRISGAHPNHAVAIPNSKESVLSASVLYGANGAGKSNLFKALRFLKNSVLSTRKKGSGTGREPFLFSDSPNPRSSFDLQFIARDKVYRFGITIDDAKVAEEWLVKVSNGRERVIYERITADDGTVTIESPGLKDKRLHALATVGGLPNQTFLATVNATLEEASFGSDLAAVLGWFKNSLRLIAPTESYQALGHHFSEDVDFLEFAGEYLRASSTGIDSLEVEKKEISWDELSRLLPKEKVTKLIDDLNEDERGMALIRLGEGNEVVLERSSESHFYKITVNAIHKHSHDQRISLHLAQESDGTRRLLNLLPALRHVRTSDAVYFIDEIDRSMHPILVWKFLEFFLKSCEGAHRQIIVTTHESNLLDLELLRRDEIWFAEKDGSGATHLHSLADFKVRKDLEIRKHYLQGRFGGIPYLANLDRLVETEECA
- a CDS encoding RloB family protein — translated: MTLLSRRKRPIRREQRGYRDDRLFVIACDDRYAPKQYFDSFEIPRIQVHVIPTEDGKCGAEHVLERLLRVDCEPDDERWLVLDTDHYVKREHLRTFTRVLQEARQKGIQLALSRSCFEVWLLLHFVEPKEVVNLKNAKAVSEALKAVLGEYDKTALDCERFSFKSVVDACRRAAELDKEVEGGDIPASNTTRVYLLWKSIVQKALRTQLPLDLIVLLE